Proteins from one Sarcophilus harrisii chromosome 2, mSarHar1.11, whole genome shotgun sequence genomic window:
- the ARHGAP40 gene encoding rho GTPase-activating protein 40 isoform X3: MNQFPAKSSSQCQSLEDSNSWLPSIESLSMDDFWMEVENMKQTDELKQEDGCVTEAQIPEEGEAEAQWLQDTGLADLIGAPTPDTDNRALLSTLTKTQAAAVQRRLDTYTRSIRRKNKPPVRDVRDIFGTFDSGEVLAERVDAEEKWTQLNSRPAESPPVADYPGCVEYPCPVPSSGKEEIFSTDSAYSEQAALLQKRTLPPESKWIKGKGSLPKFRIPKGRLGVTRIGDLSQQDMKKIPTLALIELTALCDILGLDLRRSKAGKWKSTENQLFGVPLSTLLETDQKVVPNTQVPLILQALLSCLEKRGLDTEGILRVSGSQTRIKILQQKLERDFYAGLFNWDDVHQNDASGLLKRFIRELPTPLLTAEYLPAFTVVQNIPDLKQRLQALNLLILILPEANRNTLKALLEFLRKVASREKNNKMTLWNVSMVMAPNLFMHKGQPHRIPEGKGKQLAEGAADVVRAMIHYQDLLWTVSSFLVAQVRKLNESSSWRHQFYDRRIKNFLRKIHTDKDKGNKTSGEPSKVVKIQAALLLKDCLEVHLHNGTKAADVLKQFQRHLCSNSWNVMNTVSPVQCNGPVESSNLLLYEVGGNISEHCLDPDTYLLDLYHTNPHGEWVIKQSPTLPRTL; this comes from the exons ATGAATCAATTTCCAGCAAAGAGCTCTTCCCAATGTCAATCGCTGGAAGATTCAAACTCCTGGCTCCCCTCCATAGAGAGCCTTTCAATGGATGACTTTTGGATGGAGGTGGAGAACATGAAGCAGACTGATGAGCTGAAGCAGGAAGATGGTTGTGTTACTGAAGCCCAGATCCCAGAGG AGGGTGAGGCAGAAGCCCAATGGCTTCAGGATACGGGCTTGGCTGACCTCATTGGAGCTCCTACGCCGGACACTGATAACAGAGCACTCTTATCCACACTCACAAAGACCCAGGCGGCTGCTGTGCAACGGAGACTAGACACATACACACGCTCAATTCGTAGGAAAAACAAGCCACCAGTGAGGGACGTCAGAGACATATTTGGGACCTTTGATTCTGGG GAGGTATTAGCAGAGAGAGTAGATGCTGAAGAGAAATGGACACAGCTCAACTCTAGACCTGCAGAATCCCCACCGG TGGCAGATTATCCAGGATGTGTGGAATATCCTTGCCCAGTTCCCAGTTCTGGGAAGGAGGAAATATTCAGCACTGATTCTGCATATTCGGAGCAAGCAGCTCTTCTGCAAAAAAGAACACTACCCCCAGAAAGCAAGTGGATAAAGGGCAAGGGCTCACTGCCG aaGTTTAGAATTCCAAAGGGAAGACTTGGAGTGACAAGAATAGGAGACTTATCCCAACAAGACATGAAGAAGATCCCTACATTGGCCTTGATTGAATTAACAGCCCTCTGTGACATTTTGGGACTGGACTTGAGGAGGAGCAAGGCAGGAAAATGGAAGTCAACAG AGAACCAGCTCTTTGGAGTCCCTCTTAGCACTTTGCTGGAGACTGATCAGAAAGTTGTCCCCAACACACAAGTCCCATTGATTCTACAAGCT CTGCTGTCCTGTTTAGAGAAGAGAGGATTAGACACTGAAGGAATTCTGAGAGTATCTGGCTCCCAGACCAGGATTAAG ATTTTGCAGCAGAAGCTGGAGAGAGACTTCTATGCAGGTCTCTTCAATTGGGATGATGTCCATCAAAATGACGCATCGGGCTTGCTGAAGAGGTTCATCCGAGAGCTCCCTACTCCACTGCTCACGGCTGAGTACCTGCCTGCCTTCACTGTGGTACAGA ATATCCCAGACCTGAAGCAACGGTTACAGGCTCTGAATCTGCTCATCTTAATTCTTCCTGAAGCCAACAGAAACACTTTGAAG gcTCTGCTGGAATTTCTCAGGAAGGTCGCTTCCCGAGAGAAGAACAATAAAATGACTTTGTGGAATGTTTCCATGGTGATGGCACCAAATCTTTTCATGCATAAAGGGCAGCCTCACAGAATcccagagggaaaggggaagcagCTGGCCGAGGGTGCTGCCGATGTCGTCCGGGCCATGATTCATTACCAGGACCTTCTGTGGACG GTCTCCTCCTTCTTGGTTGCCCAAGTCCGGAAACTGAATGAGTCCAGCAGCTGGCGGCATCAGTTCTATGACAGACGGATCAAGAACTTCCTTAGGAAGATTCACACGGACAAAGACAAGGGGAACAAGACCTCTGGGGAG CCATCCAAAGTGGTGAAAATCCAGGCTGCTCTGCTCCTGAAGGACTGCTTGGAAGTACATCTCCATAACGGCACCAAAGCAGCTGATGTGCTGAAGCAGTTCCAGAGGCACCTCTGCTCCAACAGCTGGAACGTCATGAATACTGTCAGCCCCGTCCAATG TAATGGGCCTGTTGAATCATCAAATCTACTCCTCTATGAAGTCGGTGGAAACATAA GTGAACATTGCCTGGATCCAGACACCTACCTTCTAGACTTGTACCATACCAACCCCCATGGGGAATGGGTCATCAAACAGAGTCCCACCTTACCCCGAACACTTTAG
- the ARHGAP40 gene encoding rho GTPase-activating protein 40 isoform X2 gives MKQQLYRLELRFIDRPEVTHPRFPGGLAWRTPRELLLSCTRNPTFPCSMNQFPAKSSSQCQSLEDSNSWLPSIESLSMDDFWMEVENMKQTDELKQEDGCVTEAQIPEEGEAEAQWLQDTGLADLIGAPTPDTDNRALLSTLTKTQAAAVQRRLDTYTRSIRRKNKPPVRDVRDIFGTFDSGEVLAERVDAEEKWTQLNSRPAESPPVADYPGCVEYPCPVPSSGKEEIFSTDSAYSEQAALLQKRTLPPESKWIKGKGSLPKFRIPKGRLGVTRIGDLSQQDMKKIPTLALIELTALCDILGLDLRRSKAGKWKSTENQLFGVPLSTLLETDQKVVPNTQVPLILQALLSCLEKRGLDTEGILRVSGSQTRIKILQQKLERDFYAGLFNWDDVHQNDASGLLKRFIRELPTPLLTAEYLPAFTVVQNIPDLKQRLQALNLLILILPEANRNTLKALLEFLRKVASREKNNKMTLWNVSMVMAPNLFMHKGQPHRIPEGKGKQLAEGAADVVRAMIHYQDLLWTVSSFLVAQVRKLNESSSWRHQFYDRRIKNFLRKIHTDKDKGNKTSGEPSKVVKIQAALLLKDCLEVHLHNGTKAADVLKQFQRHLCSNSWNVMNTVSPVQCNGPVESSNLLLYEVGGNISEHCLDPDTYLLDLYHTNPHGEWVIKQSPTLPRTL, from the exons AAATCCCACTTTCCCATGCAGCATGAATCAATTTCCAGCAAAGAGCTCTTCCCAATGTCAATCGCTGGAAGATTCAAACTCCTGGCTCCCCTCCATAGAGAGCCTTTCAATGGATGACTTTTGGATGGAGGTGGAGAACATGAAGCAGACTGATGAGCTGAAGCAGGAAGATGGTTGTGTTACTGAAGCCCAGATCCCAGAGG AGGGTGAGGCAGAAGCCCAATGGCTTCAGGATACGGGCTTGGCTGACCTCATTGGAGCTCCTACGCCGGACACTGATAACAGAGCACTCTTATCCACACTCACAAAGACCCAGGCGGCTGCTGTGCAACGGAGACTAGACACATACACACGCTCAATTCGTAGGAAAAACAAGCCACCAGTGAGGGACGTCAGAGACATATTTGGGACCTTTGATTCTGGG GAGGTATTAGCAGAGAGAGTAGATGCTGAAGAGAAATGGACACAGCTCAACTCTAGACCTGCAGAATCCCCACCGG TGGCAGATTATCCAGGATGTGTGGAATATCCTTGCCCAGTTCCCAGTTCTGGGAAGGAGGAAATATTCAGCACTGATTCTGCATATTCGGAGCAAGCAGCTCTTCTGCAAAAAAGAACACTACCCCCAGAAAGCAAGTGGATAAAGGGCAAGGGCTCACTGCCG aaGTTTAGAATTCCAAAGGGAAGACTTGGAGTGACAAGAATAGGAGACTTATCCCAACAAGACATGAAGAAGATCCCTACATTGGCCTTGATTGAATTAACAGCCCTCTGTGACATTTTGGGACTGGACTTGAGGAGGAGCAAGGCAGGAAAATGGAAGTCAACAG AGAACCAGCTCTTTGGAGTCCCTCTTAGCACTTTGCTGGAGACTGATCAGAAAGTTGTCCCCAACACACAAGTCCCATTGATTCTACAAGCT CTGCTGTCCTGTTTAGAGAAGAGAGGATTAGACACTGAAGGAATTCTGAGAGTATCTGGCTCCCAGACCAGGATTAAG ATTTTGCAGCAGAAGCTGGAGAGAGACTTCTATGCAGGTCTCTTCAATTGGGATGATGTCCATCAAAATGACGCATCGGGCTTGCTGAAGAGGTTCATCCGAGAGCTCCCTACTCCACTGCTCACGGCTGAGTACCTGCCTGCCTTCACTGTGGTACAGA ATATCCCAGACCTGAAGCAACGGTTACAGGCTCTGAATCTGCTCATCTTAATTCTTCCTGAAGCCAACAGAAACACTTTGAAG gcTCTGCTGGAATTTCTCAGGAAGGTCGCTTCCCGAGAGAAGAACAATAAAATGACTTTGTGGAATGTTTCCATGGTGATGGCACCAAATCTTTTCATGCATAAAGGGCAGCCTCACAGAATcccagagggaaaggggaagcagCTGGCCGAGGGTGCTGCCGATGTCGTCCGGGCCATGATTCATTACCAGGACCTTCTGTGGACG GTCTCCTCCTTCTTGGTTGCCCAAGTCCGGAAACTGAATGAGTCCAGCAGCTGGCGGCATCAGTTCTATGACAGACGGATCAAGAACTTCCTTAGGAAGATTCACACGGACAAAGACAAGGGGAACAAGACCTCTGGGGAG CCATCCAAAGTGGTGAAAATCCAGGCTGCTCTGCTCCTGAAGGACTGCTTGGAAGTACATCTCCATAACGGCACCAAAGCAGCTGATGTGCTGAAGCAGTTCCAGAGGCACCTCTGCTCCAACAGCTGGAACGTCATGAATACTGTCAGCCCCGTCCAATG TAATGGGCCTGTTGAATCATCAAATCTACTCCTCTATGAAGTCGGTGGAAACATAA GTGAACATTGCCTGGATCCAGACACCTACCTTCTAGACTTGTACCATACCAACCCCCATGGGGAATGGGTCATCAAACAGAGTCCCACCTTACCCCGAACACTTTAG